From Kiloniellales bacterium, a single genomic window includes:
- the doeB gene encoding N(2)-acetyl-L-2,4-diaminobutanoate deacetylase DoeB — MRDNPISATVDFEAEGLQHGFLKLPHSHDASAWGAIMIPVTVVKNGAGPTALLTGGNHGDEYEGPIALFDLARTIAAGEITGRLIVVPAMNYPAFRVGRRTSPIDSGNLNRVFPGKPDGTVTEKIADYFSRTLLPLSDFVLDLHSGGNTLDFLPFAAVHVLEDKEQQARCEAAMAAFSAPYSMLLLELDPAGMYDAVAEGLGKVFVSTELGGGGSATAKSVAVAKRGLRNFLIHAGILPGEPETQPSVRLDIPDQGCFVVSERSGLVEPLADLGATLREGDPVARVHDVERSGGEAWDYRAPRAGILAGRHFPGLVAMGDPLAVIAVPL, encoded by the coding sequence ATGCGCGACAACCCGATCAGCGCGACGGTGGATTTCGAGGCGGAAGGCCTGCAGCACGGCTTCCTGAAGCTGCCCCACTCCCACGACGCCTCGGCCTGGGGCGCGATCATGATCCCGGTCACCGTGGTCAAGAACGGCGCGGGGCCGACGGCGCTCTTGACCGGCGGCAATCACGGCGACGAGTACGAGGGTCCGATCGCCCTATTCGATCTGGCGCGGACCATCGCCGCCGGCGAGATCACGGGCCGCCTGATCGTCGTGCCGGCGATGAACTACCCGGCCTTCCGCGTCGGAAGGCGCACCTCGCCGATTGACTCAGGCAACCTCAACCGTGTCTTCCCCGGGAAACCCGACGGCACGGTCACCGAGAAGATCGCCGACTACTTCAGCCGCACCCTGCTGCCCCTGTCGGATTTCGTGCTTGACCTTCATTCCGGTGGCAACACGCTTGATTTTCTTCCTTTTGCTGCGGTGCATGTCCTGGAAGACAAGGAGCAGCAGGCGCGCTGCGAGGCGGCCATGGCAGCCTTCTCGGCGCCCTATTCCATGTTGCTGCTCGAGCTTGATCCGGCGGGCATGTACGACGCCGTGGCCGAAGGCCTCGGCAAGGTCTTCGTCTCGACCGAGCTGGGCGGCGGCGGATCGGCGACGGCGAAGAGCGTTGCCGTCGCGAAGCGCGGCCTCAGGAACTTCCTGATCCACGCGGGCATACTGCCGGGCGAGCCGGAGACCCAGCCCTCGGTCAGGCTGGACATCCCCGACCAGGGCTGCTTCGTGGTCAGCGAGCGGAGCGGTCTGGTCGAGCCCTTGGCCGATCTGGGCGCGACATTGCGGGAGGGCGATCCGGTGGCGCGAGTCCACGACGTCGAGCGCAGCGGCGGCGAGGCCTGGGACTACCGCGCGCCCCGCGCCGGCATCCTCGCGGGCCGGCACTTCCCGGGGCTGGTGGCCATGGGCGATCCCTTGGCGGTGATTGCGGTTCCGCTATGA